In Cryptococcus neoformans var. grubii H99 chromosome 9, complete sequence, a genomic segment contains:
- a CDS encoding large subunit ribosomal protein L15, with the protein MLGNPLKTLLTNTARFLNPASASSSRAVSTAVHLSDLTPAKGSTKTDTRYGRGPGSQKGGTSGRGHKGQKARNGKGVRLGFEGGQTPLYRKIPKRGFINFTSKTYAPLSIATLQSWIAQSRISPDEPITVGTIVRSNAVHGLSHLSGIKLLGDADPTLPLPPLKLELSRYSKSAAQTIINAGGEVKAVYHNNLSLRKEWYPEKFMDKEIKDAKPTRKNDILYYTNPAKYGYLAEEIKAPVRKMTPQEWSEVKSA; encoded by the exons ATGCTTGGAAACCCCCTCAAGACGCTCTTGACCAATACAGCAAGGTTTCTCAACCCCGCCTCAGCATCGTCTTCTCGTGCCGTCTCAACCGCCGTGCATTTAAGCGACTTGACTCCCGCAAAGGGCTCGACAAAGACC GATACGCGTTACGGTAGAGGTCCTGGAAGTCAAAAGGGTGGTACATCTGGACGAGGTCACAAGGGTCAAAAAGCGAGGAACGGCAAAGGGGTGAGATTGGGTTTCGAAGGTGGTCAGACACCGCTGTACCGGAAGATCCCCAAGAGAGGATTTATCAACTT TACGTCCAAGACCTACGCTCCCCTTTCCATTGCTACTCTTCAATCATGGATCGCACAATCGCGCATTTCCCCCGATGAGCCTATAACAGTCGGCACCATTGTCCGATCTAACGCTGTGCACGGTCTCTCCCACCTTTCCGGCATTAAGCTCCTTGGTGATGCCGATcctactcttcctctcccacccTTGAAACTCGAACTGTCAAGATACTCCAAGAGCGCAGCTCAAACCATTATCAACGCTGGTGGTGAAGTGAAGGCTGTTTACCACAACAACTTGAGTTTGAGGAAAGAGTGGTACCCCGAGAAGTTTATGGACAAGGAGATTAAGGATGCCAAGCCTACAAGGAAAAACGATATCT TGTATTACACTAACCCCGCTAAGTATGGTTACCTCGCCGAGGAAATCAAGGCTCCTGTTCGAAAGATGACTCCCCAAGAATGGAGCGAAGTGAAGTCTGCGTAA